AGAAACTCGAGCACCAGCTGTTCGAGAATCGCCAACGCCTCACGCTGTGTACCCACGTCGGATTGCAGCTCGATGATGTCAAAGAGGCTGGCGAGGACGAGGCGTCGCTGGTCTTCGGTATACTCGCGCTTCAGCTCATCCTGCAGGTACGCCGCCTCTCGTGGATCGAGGAAGTACAGCGTGGATTCGAAATCCTCCGGGCGCACCAGCCCCGGCGGTCCGTCACCGGGGGGCTGTGTCTCCGCCGGCGGCACCGCCAGGGGCAATTCGCCGGCGGCCTGCGTGGCCACGCCGGGCCGGTCGCCCGATGCCATTACGAAATCGCTGGCGCCGCTGTTCTCGACGTACCGGTACGTGATGTGCGCGACGTCGGCCACCCACAACATCGTGACCAGGTCGTCGTCGTCGGTGGATGCCGTCCGCGCCCGATGCAGCAGGGCGAGGAAGGTCTCCAGATCGTGGGTCTCGAAACCGGGGAGGAAACTCAGCGTGCGCAGACCGTCGCGGTACAACAGCCACGGCAGCGACTCGCTGCCGCGCTCCAAATCCTGGTACACCACCCGGTCGTCGAGCGTGAACGACGCTTCCCGCACCTGCAGGTCGAGCGGCGGCAGGTACGTCCACACACGCGCGAAGGCCTGGCGGGCCTGGTCGACGCTTTGGACGCGCGTGGGGTTGTTGGGGAGATACAACTGGACGGCGCGAAGCGCCTTCGCGAACGCCCGCAGTGCGTCCTCGACGGCCGATATCGCTTGCGGCGAGACGTCAGCGTCCGGTACCGAAACGTTCATACCGCAGGAAGGGTGTGCTGGCTGATGGTTCCCACGTCCTTGTCCCCCCGGCCGCTCACGCACAGCAGTACCGGGTCCTGCTCCGACCACCGTCCGGCCTCTCGTTCAAGCCACGCCACCGCATGCGCCGTCTCGAGAGCCGGGATGATCCCCTCCAGACGACTGAGCAAGGCCACCCCTCGCAACGCTTCCGTATCCGTCACTGCCACGTACTCGGCCCGCCCGCTGTCGTTCAGCCAGGCATGCTCCGGTCCCACCCCGGGGTAATCGAGGCCGGCAGAAATGGAGTGCGCTGGGTGGACCTGACCGGCTGCATCCTGCAGGAGATACGAGAGCGAGCCGTGCAGGACCCCCGGCGTCCCCTTGGAAATCGAGGCACTATGACGGTCGGTATCGAGACCGTCACCGGCGGCCTCCACCCCTACCAGCTCTACCCCGTCGTCTCGCACGAAGCCGGCGAAGATACCCATGGCATTGGAGCCCCCACCAACACAGGCGACCACCGTACGAGGCAGGCGTCCGGTCTTCGCCAATATCTGGGTACGCGCCTCGGTGCCGATCACCGACTGGAACTCCCGCACCATGCGTGGATACGGCGCCGGCCCGACCACTGACCCAATGATGTAATGACTGTTGGTGACGTTGGTCACCCAATCGCGGATGGCCTCGGTTGTGGCGTCCTTGAGGGTGCGGGTGCCCGAGGTTACCGGAACGACCGTGGCCCCCATGAGGCGCATGCGGAAGACATTGAGCGCCTGCCGCTGCATGTCTTCCTCGCCCATGTACACCACGCACTCCAGCCCAAAGCGGGCACAGATGGTCGCCGTGGCAACCCCGTGCTGTCCGGCGCCGGTTTCGGCAATGATGCGCGGCTTCCCCATGCGGCGCGCAAGGAGCGCCTGCCCCACCGTGTTGTTGATCTTGTGGGCGCCCGTATGGTTGAGATCCTCGCGCTTCATCCACACCGGTGCTCCCACGCGCGCACTGAG
This genomic stretch from Gemmatimonas sp. harbors:
- the trpB gene encoding tryptophan synthase subunit beta → MTMVGSAGIPPTDRFGPYGGRYVPETLIPALDTLEAAFETVRHDAAFQAELDGLLREYVGRPTALTFAPRLSARVGAPVWMKREDLNHTGAHKINNTVGQALLARRMGKPRIIAETGAGQHGVATATICARFGLECVVYMGEEDMQRQALNVFRMRLMGATVVPVTSGTRTLKDATTEAIRDWVTNVTNSHYIIGSVVGPAPYPRMVREFQSVIGTEARTQILAKTGRLPRTVVACVGGGSNAMGIFAGFVRDDGVELVGVEAAGDGLDTDRHSASISKGTPGVLHGSLSYLLQDAAGQVHPAHSISAGLDYPGVGPEHAWLNDSGRAEYVAVTDTEALRGVALLSRLEGIIPALETAHAVAWLEREAGRWSEQDPVLLCVSGRGDKDVGTISQHTLPAV